A genomic stretch from Brachyhypopomus gauderio isolate BG-103 unplaced genomic scaffold, BGAUD_0.2 sc43, whole genome shotgun sequence includes:
- the pcnx4 gene encoding pecanex-like protein 4 isoform X4, translated as MLSPLDALLLWTMEQGLLHALGGSPMATDCRLVLMFLTSVSVSISAFFIPSSLGVVLFTVAMGYLLSQDLTQIAVLVRGAPRDPSPDTPSVGLGWWALPLSLLLLAGAMTEAGLLHQLCPGPGNLSLWADTAGAWGGWSADTGGSQAMVGWLLIALFVVTRGLGGAQGACVLGGLLLNPLYPRRASDVQAFRTRNGTLRGAGRVRRLLLGLVCPLAMIAFLSMDASLHGPRSISLALGTTRAFRAQVWQNSEDALLQMAVVVAVRLAAGPTGAPQWHDLGIGIQLLLVSLASDRLSQFLAKLRFALTVLITSWTESKQRRQAAGVLLALNGALSPLLLSVVLIAALLAAPLLPLFTLPVFLVGFPRPRRSWPGMPGTACPCPDSVYYRQLSGRLAGALRGALADGALGSCSPGSHFLCRFQDRVAWVTVLERGYGYCTVNIKGLELQETSCHTVEARRVDEVFEGAFDRLERGGRLRRFLNPHWGNALMPCSAVPVRVYSDARNILTGIIDSPDHLRQLRSDFLKTLLWVLLRHCLQDRPCVGRRVKAHSVQASGRKSQSSQYTVHAEPGPGHLKMGVASQGPPDSACSPNLRGRDSSSLSSFADWSDEDDLFGPVPARKPARMIMVQTEAGHTGGELGVALPGAVEIHSLYENVALASLPTLRPLGLGLGLPASDRGRDHPAPTSPTTTTTTTTYPQPLSFTCPHSESLSLAGAWRAVPLSTSRLQALRAFFPEDWFHYCLSRLAAEGFWEGDPEQVCRALQEDQALKEMYTQVALSCAVALGADALVPSPSMLFRTYCGDGPGPDGLEGLRANEELYQLTLRAFRYSVKLLIDQASLGPVESLDEMYTTLHEYHINWFIGLVTERGWHDSILEEKPFLFSLGHDHTMGTYTGRVLSLQEHLVQVGVLNEEGVRGQWANLSWELLYATNDDEERYSIQAHPVLLRNLTVQAADPPLGYPIYSSAPTHLGCL; from the exons ATGCTCTCGCCCCTGGACGCCCTGCTGCTCTGGACCATGGAGCAAGGCCTGCTTCACGCTCTAGGAGGCTCCCCCATGGCCACCGACTGCAG GTTGGTGCTCATGTTCCTGACGTCCGTCTCCGTTTCCATCTCTGCCTTCTTCATCCCTTCCTCGCTTGGTGTGGTCCTCTTCACCGTCGCCATGGGTTACCTCCTCAGTCAGGACCTCACCCAGATCGCGGTGCTGGTCCGGGGCGCGCCCCGCGACCCCTCCCCGGACACGCCCTCCGTGGGCCTGGGCTGGTGGGCCCTcccgctctccctcctcctcctggccGGTGCCATGACCGAGGCGGGGCTCCTCCATCAGCTCTGCCCCGGCCCGGGAAACCTCAGCCTGTGGGCGGACACGGCGGGAGCCTGGGGGGGATGGAGCGCCGACACCGGGGGCTCCCAGGCCATGGTGGGCTGGCTCCTCATCGCCCTGTTCGTGGTCACGCGTGGGCTGGGGGGGGCGCAGGGCGCCTGCGTCCTCGGGGGTCTTCTCCTGAACCCGCTGTACCCCCGGCGGGCGAGCGACGTCCAGGCCTTCAGGACGAGGAACGGGACGCTGCGTGGCGCGGGACGCGTGCGGAGGCTTCTGCTCGGCCTGG TGTGTCCCCTCGCCATGATCGCGTTCCTGTCCATGGACGCGTCGCTGCACGGCCCGCGCTCCATCTCTCTGGCGCTGGGCACAACCCGGGCCTTCCGAGCG CAGGTGTGGCAGAACTCTGAGGATGCCCTCCTGCAGAtggcggtggtggtggcggTGAGGCTGGCTGCTGGACCAACCGGCGCCCCCCAGTGGCACGACTTGGGCATCGGCATACAGCTCCTACTG GTGTCTCTGGCCTCCGACCGTCTCTCCCAGTTCCTGGCGAAGCTGAGGTTTGCCCTGACGGTCCTCATCACGTCCTGGACCGAGTCAAAGCAGCGCCGGCAGGCGGCCGGAGTTCTGCTGGCGCTGAACGGGGCGCTGAGCCCACTGCtgctgtccgtggtgctgaTCGCAGCCCTGCTGGCCGCTCCACTGCTCCCGCTCTTCACGCTGCCCGTCTTCCTGGTGGGCTTCCCCAGGCCGCGCCGCTCCTGGCCCGGGATGCCCGGCACCGCCTGCCCCTGCCCGGACTCCGTCTACTACCGGCAGCTCAGCGGCAGGCTAGCGGGGGCGCTCAGGGGGGCCCTCGCCGACGGAGCTCTGG GTTCTTGTTCTCCCGGTTCTCATTTCCTTTGCCGGTTCCAGGATCGTGTGGCGTGGGTCACTGTTCTGGAGAGAGGCTATGGCTACTGCACCGTCAACATCAAG GGTTTAGAGCTGCAGGAGACATCATGCCATACCGTGGAGGCTCGTCGAGTGGACGAGGTGTTCGAGGGCGCGTTCGACCGGCTGGAGCGCGGGGGTCGTCTCAGACGGTTCCTTAACCCCCACTGGGGCAACGCCCTCATGCCCTGCTCCGCCGTGCCCGTCAGGGTGTACTCCGATGCCCGCAACATCCTGACTGGCATCATCGACTCACCCGACCACCTGCGCCAGCTCCGTTCGGACTTCCTGAAGACGCTGCTGTGGGTCCTGTTGCGCCACTGTCTCCAGGACAGGCCGTGCGTCGGCCGCCGGGTCAAAGCGCACTCCGTGCAGGCCTCAGGACGCAAGTCCCAGAGCTCCCAGTACACCGTGCACGCCGAGCCTGGACCGGGCCACCTGAAAATGGGCGTGGCCTCTCAAGGGCCCCCCGACTCCGCCTGTTCTCCCAAcctgagggggcgggacagTTCCAGCCTGTCGTCGTTCGCCGATTGGTCGGACGAGGACGACCTGTTCGGCCCCGTCCCCGCACGGAAGCCGGCGAGGATGATAATGGTGCAGACGGAGGCGGGGCACACCGGGGGGGAGTTGGGCGTGGCTCTGCCGGGTGCCGTGGAGATCCACAGCCTGTATGAGAACGTGGCACTGGCATCCCTGCCCACGCTGAGGCCGCTCGGTCTGGGTCTCGGCCTGCCCGCCTCGGATAGAGGCAGGGACCATCCGGCTCCTACcagccccaccaccaccaccaccaccaccacctacccCCAGCCGCTGAGCTTCACCTGCCCCCACTCGGAGAGCCTGTCCCTGGCTGGAGCCTGGCGTGCCGTCCCTCTGTCCACGTCCAGGCTCCAAGCCCTGCGTGCCTTCTTCCCAGAAGACTGGTTCCACTACTGCCTCTCCCGGCTAGCAGCTGAGGGCTTCTGGGAGGGTGACCCTGAGCAGGTGTGCAGGGCCCTGCAGGAGGACCAGGCGCTGAAGGAGATGTACACCCAGGTGGCGCTGTCATGCGCTGTGGCCCTAGGGGCCGACGCCCTGGTGCCGAGTCCCAGCATGCTGTTCAGGACGTACTGTGGAGACGGGCCAGGACCCGATGGACTCGAAGGGCTCCGGGCCAACGAAGAGCTGTATCAGCTAACCCTCAGGGCTTTTAG GTACAGTGTAAAACTGCTAATAGACCAGGCATCGCTGGGCCCGGTGGAAAGTCTGGATGAGATGTACACCACTCTCCACGAGTACCATATCAACTGGTTCATTGGTCTCGTGACAGAACGGGGCTGGCACGACTCCATTCTCGAAGAGAAGCCTTTCCTCTTCTCTCTTGGACATGATCACACCATG GGGACGTATACGGGTCGGGTTCTGTCGCTGCAGGAGCACCTGGTGCAGGTGGGGGTGTTGAACGAGGAAGGCGTGCGTGGGCAGTGGGCCAACCTCTCCTGGGAGCTGCTCTACGCCACCAATGACGACGAGGAGCGCTACAGCATCCAGGCCCACCCGGTCCTGCTGCGCAACCTGACCGTGCAGGCGGCTGACCCCCCACTGGGCTACCCCATCTACTCCTCCGCCCCCACCCACCTGGGCTGCTTGTGA